Proteins from one Hyperolius riggenbachi isolate aHypRig1 chromosome 4, aHypRig1.pri, whole genome shotgun sequence genomic window:
- the LOC137503759 gene encoding thiosulfate sulfurtransferase/rhodanese-like domain-containing protein 3 has product MSMLVGRLCVSLRAVAAGQRAAAAVCRGRIWPAPPIALSPRWHMIRSLSTCPGTTVNYEELKTLMKDEGVVLIDVREPWEIKEYGIIKGSVNIPLADVASALQMTPKEFEEKYHRKLGGKSSTVVFSCLVGIRSGKALEVATSLGYDKVHHYKGGFDDWTKHEAPDKPQ; this is encoded by the exons ATGTCTATGTTGGTGGGACGCTTGTGTGTGTCGCTCAGAGCAGTGGCTGCTGGCCAGCGTGCGGCTGCTGCAGTCTGTAGGGGCAGAATCTGGCCAGCACCACCCATTG CTTTGAGTCCAAGATGGCACATGATCCGCAGCTTATCCACTTGTCCCGGCACAACCGTCAATTATGAGGAGCTGAAAACCTTAatgaaggatgaaggtgttgtccTTATTGACGTAAGGGAGCCTTGGGAAATAAAAGAATATGGGATTATCAAAGGATCAGTTAATATACCTT TGGCTGATGTGGCATCTGCACTGCAAATGACTCCTAAGGAATTTGAAGAAAAATATCATCGAAAGCTAGGAGGAAAATCCAGCACTGTAGTGTTTTCTTGTCTAGTTGGCATTCGAAGTGGCAAAGCTCTAGAAGTAGCAACATCGCTGGGTTATGATAA agtccATCACTACAAAGGAGGCTTTGATGACTGGACAAAGCATGAAGCACCAGACAAGCCACAATGA